Proteins from a single region of Clostridia bacterium:
- a CDS encoding fibronectin type III domain-containing protein, translated as MKKLMSTMIAVCMLLSLLSGAVLFSGSAEAYETVKLVGFSNWTQAQLDTSSGNNGYANGCGSALYVETNAAYCVGGTTQAIKAVHGGGTAYNNCIVNWKFQTGGPCTDGSVWATADGESVSASDYEGIRIAVLNSKGEPAQFTRAILRLTYAWNYSSNMRYWDGAPVSDGDGWLYFPFSEFQSSNGGGTDIYDYFDNLAKGISMLNYGSADENTCYYSGVELYRTAGEVQKGSLLSAIAKLKGYDSVTYASEISAAEAVANDSSATQTQVDGQLLIINTCIDEYISNLYTDYAYVQLTGVQDWTADDLASLTKYGSTYAISDKGLKGKATQSVEMTVKDNFNRFCLASKTSSGFLAKNPFRFMDTSKGYKLSDFDGIAIAFNDADGKPLELSQFQVRLMRGQADWDSYWSYEGNYYDTPLVYHDGYYHLYFKDYANLAGDAINEISVISALFYKVLQAGDKAYFSDICAFSTDGLEEPEVDTHDINKVKADLDGLLNEADALGFFDSNYANYEDISLADIMYADPESTYDKLFIQTKIVRMLILEETADDDLYNAFAQCVNAWEYNYTAASYAKLLEAIDDAWAIYDDDAAGAIALLDAAYDALVPIETEALTANFFEGWTDTDVNDVVDANSGKLCDSIGDGLNAKDVWNAGDFSNNTAFEANNNFSMTALADFTGKAMGWKNMDRSKTLQTESNGAFPPMNVAGLSGADGIRFKLESTGPVDRILIGLSNCSTTTREDYALLLRPEFVAADGYINVPFSYFEKAWWCSEKFNKSNLDDVIVFIIECFGVEEDTTITVSDLYGYKKLSKASADLVEKVHDAAEKLEAFDVDGRYAQLIGDAKALGADSYEGQCAEAYDAIFALLKAYGVPEAAIVDVPGFSIYTQEELDKMDSLDGESSLTKTERGVIYNLPKTSGDYAFVNGIYVPGTGFDLEHNGGTHKKDPFYGKTLPINGKTFIDMLGGYKLSEIIAYRYQVENANPNKGNAIHYSNGAGLWHSMLTKKHDVKPDADNWFTYYIDETPIDPGDWYYNDFDLEKVKEQTVFAVFEIFDQRGKEMYNWQVILYESIDRSVLKEALERFAGMDVEGYGDALDVYYDENATEAELNAAAEALVNSAKPKAPAAPELSKVTYNSVTLIPGAKNIEFRCGDGEWTSSNTFENLTPDTEYSFYARVMEIGALPASDPSEALVVRTLKAPIKGEVGIEGEAVYGETLTAVTDGIPEGAGELTYTWSRSNALEAVEIGTGETYVIGKDDIGYNLSVAVTAANFDGSIVSENTAEVIKATPELITAPAPATVIVGEKLGTAALTGAEVSTEGTWAWVEPDVIPDLSQSGSVFAAVFTPADPDCYLELYADVIVNVSSNTEETTITDDASGLSVTGEFLIGANPEMTVADITPVQTAYIDLLRAARNSESANNLILFKNVSFDKQCFAGKLTLSAQLSASKAGQEYTVWYFADGEVQNAVATVDANGVITVENFIVDIA; from the coding sequence ATGAAGAAACTCATGTCAACCATGATTGCCGTCTGCATGCTTCTCAGCCTGCTGAGCGGCGCCGTTCTGTTCAGCGGCTCGGCCGAAGCTTACGAAACCGTAAAGCTTGTCGGCTTCAGCAACTGGACGCAGGCGCAGCTCGATACGAGCAGCGGCAACAACGGCTATGCGAACGGCTGCGGCAGCGCCCTTTACGTTGAGACGAACGCCGCCTACTGCGTCGGCGGCACGACTCAGGCGATAAAGGCCGTCCACGGCGGCGGCACCGCTTACAACAACTGCATAGTCAACTGGAAATTCCAGACCGGCGGTCCCTGCACCGACGGCAGCGTATGGGCGACCGCCGACGGCGAGAGCGTCAGCGCTTCGGATTACGAAGGCATCCGTATCGCCGTGCTCAACAGCAAGGGCGAACCCGCTCAGTTCACCAGAGCCATTCTCAGACTCACTTACGCCTGGAACTATTCCAGCAATATGCGCTATTGGGACGGCGCCCCCGTCTCCGACGGCGACGGCTGGCTCTACTTCCCCTTCTCCGAGTTCCAGAGCAGCAACGGCGGGGGAACGGATATCTACGATTACTTCGATAACCTTGCCAAGGGCATCTCGATGCTGAACTACGGTTCGGCCGACGAGAACACCTGCTACTACTCCGGCGTTGAGCTTTACAGAACCGCCGGCGAAGTCCAGAAGGGCTCTCTCCTTTCCGCGATCGCGAAGCTCAAGGGCTACGATTCCGTGACCTACGCTTCTGAGATCTCCGCGGCCGAGGCCGTTGCCAACGACTCGAGCGCCACTCAGACGCAGGTCGACGGACAGCTTCTCATAATCAACACCTGCATCGACGAGTACATCAGCAACCTCTATACCGATTACGCTTACGTTCAGCTCACCGGCGTTCAGGACTGGACTGCCGACGATCTTGCGAGCCTGACCAAGTACGGCTCCACGTATGCGATTTCCGATAAGGGCCTTAAGGGTAAAGCGACGCAGTCCGTTGAGATGACGGTTAAAGATAACTTCAACCGTTTCTGCCTCGCCAGCAAGACGAGCAGCGGCTTCCTCGCGAAGAACCCCTTCCGCTTTATGGATACCTCCAAGGGCTACAAGCTCTCCGACTTCGACGGCATCGCCATCGCGTTCAACGACGCGGACGGCAAGCCCCTCGAGCTGAGTCAGTTCCAGGTCCGCCTTATGCGCGGCCAGGCCGACTGGGACAGCTACTGGTCTTATGAGGGCAACTACTACGACACTCCTCTCGTCTATCATGACGGTTACTATCACCTTTATTTCAAGGATTACGCCAACCTTGCCGGCGACGCGATAAACGAAATCTCCGTCATCTCCGCGCTGTTCTACAAGGTGCTGCAGGCCGGCGACAAGGCCTACTTCTCCGACATCTGCGCGTTCTCGACGGACGGCCTTGAAGAGCCTGAGGTCGACACCCACGACATCAACAAGGTCAAGGCCGACCTCGACGGTCTGCTCAACGAGGCCGACGCTCTCGGATTCTTTGATTCGAACTACGCGAATTACGAAGACATAAGCCTCGCGGATATAATGTACGCGGATCCGGAGAGCACCTACGACAAGCTCTTCATTCAGACGAAGATCGTCAGAATGCTCATCCTCGAAGAGACCGCCGACGACGACCTTTACAACGCCTTCGCGCAGTGCGTAAACGCCTGGGAATACAACTACACCGCGGCGAGCTACGCGAAGCTGCTCGAGGCGATCGACGACGCCTGGGCGATCTATGACGACGACGCCGCCGGCGCCATCGCGCTTCTCGACGCCGCTTACGACGCGCTCGTTCCGATAGAGACCGAAGCGCTCACCGCGAACTTCTTCGAAGGCTGGACCGATACCGACGTCAACGACGTCGTTGACGCGAACAGCGGCAAGCTTTGCGATTCCATCGGCGACGGCCTCAACGCGAAAGACGTCTGGAACGCGGGCGACTTCTCCAACAACACCGCTTTCGAAGCGAACAACAACTTCTCCATGACCGCGCTCGCCGACTTCACCGGCAAAGCGATGGGCTGGAAGAACATGGACCGCAGCAAGACCCTGCAGACCGAGAGCAACGGCGCGTTCCCGCCCATGAACGTTGCGGGACTTTCCGGCGCCGACGGCATCCGCTTCAAGCTCGAGTCCACCGGCCCGGTCGACAGGATCCTCATCGGTCTTTCCAACTGCTCCACCACTACCAGAGAAGACTACGCGCTGCTCCTCAGGCCCGAATTCGTCGCGGCCGACGGCTACATCAACGTGCCGTTCAGCTACTTCGAGAAGGCCTGGTGGTGCTCCGAGAAGTTCAATAAGAGCAACCTTGACGACGTCATAGTCTTCATCATCGAGTGCTTCGGCGTCGAGGAAGACACGACCATTACCGTTTCCGACCTCTACGGCTACAAGAAGCTCAGCAAGGCCTCCGCCGATCTGGTCGAGAAGGTCCACGACGCCGCCGAAAAACTCGAGGCGTTCGACGTTGACGGCAGATACGCTCAGCTTATCGGCGACGCCAAAGCGCTCGGCGCCGACAGCTACGAAGGCCAGTGCGCCGAAGCTTACGACGCGATCTTCGCGCTCCTCAAGGCTTACGGCGTTCCCGAAGCCGCGATCGTCGACGTCCCCGGCTTCAGCATTTACACTCAGGAAGAACTCGACAAGATGGACAGCCTCGACGGCGAGAGCTCGCTGACCAAGACCGAGAGAGGCGTCATCTACAACCTGCCCAAGACGAGCGGCGACTACGCCTTCGTTAACGGCATTTACGTCCCGGGCACCGGCTTTGACCTGGAGCATAACGGAGGCACGCACAAGAAGGACCCCTTCTACGGAAAGACCCTTCCGATCAACGGCAAGACCTTCATCGATATGCTCGGCGGCTACAAGCTGAGCGAGATCATCGCTTACCGCTATCAGGTCGAAAACGCCAACCCGAACAAGGGCAACGCCATCCATTACAGCAACGGCGCGGGTCTCTGGCACTCGATGCTTACCAAGAAGCACGACGTTAAGCCCGACGCCGACAACTGGTTCACCTATTACATTGACGAAACTCCGATCGACCCCGGCGACTGGTACTACAACGACTTCGATCTGGAGAAGGTCAAGGAACAGACCGTCTTTGCCGTTTTCGAGATCTTCGATCAGCGCGGCAAGGAAATGTATAACTGGCAGGTCATCCTGTATGAATCCATAGACCGCAGCGTGCTCAAGGAAGCGCTTGAGAGATTCGCCGGCATGGACGTCGAAGGCTACGGCGACGCGCTTGACGTCTACTACGACGAGAACGCCACCGAGGCCGAGCTGAACGCCGCCGCCGAAGCGCTCGTCAACTCCGCCAAGCCGAAGGCCCCCGCGGCCCCCGAGCTCAGCAAGGTCACCTATAACAGCGTCACGCTGATACCGGGCGCGAAGAACATCGAGTTCAGATGCGGCGACGGTGAATGGACCTCCTCCAACACCTTCGAGAATCTGACTCCCGATACCGAATACAGCTTCTACGCGAGAGTCATGGAGATCGGAGCGCTCCCGGCGTCCGATCCCTCCGAGGCGCTGGTCGTCAGAACGCTGAAGGCGCCCATCAAGGGCGAAGTCGGCATCGAAGGCGAAGCCGTTTACGGCGAGACTCTTACCGCTGTCACCGACGGTATTCCCGAAGGCGCGGGCGAACTGACCTACACCTGGTCGAGATCCAACGCGCTCGAGGCCGTTGAAATCGGCACCGGCGAGACTTACGTCATCGGCAAGGACGACATCGGTTACAACCTGAGCGTCGCCGTCACCGCCGCCAACTTCGACGGCAGCATCGTCAGCGAGAACACCGCCGAAGTCATCAAGGCGACTCCTGAGCTCATCACCGCTCCCGCTCCCGCGACCGTGATCGTCGGCGAGAAGCTCGGCACTGCCGCTCTTACCGGCGCCGAAGTCAGCACCGAAGGCACGTGGGCGTGGGTCGAACCCGACGTCATTCCCGATCTGTCCCAGTCCGGCAGCGTGTTCGCGGCGGTCTTCACTCCCGCGGATCCCGACTGCTACCTCGAGCTCTACGCCGACGTTATCGTGAACGTCTCCAGCAACACCGAAGAGACCACGATCACCGACGACGCGAGCGGACTTTCCGTCACCGGCGAGTTCCTCATCGGAGCCAACCCGGAGATGACCGTTGCGGATATCACCCCGGTCCAGACGGCTTATATCGACCTGCTCCGCGCCGCGAGAAACAGCGAGAGCGCCAACAACCTCATCCTCTTCAAGAACGTTTCCTTCGACAAGCAGTGCTTCGCCGGCAAGCTGACCCTCAGCGCTCAGCTCTCCGCGAGCAAGGCCGGTCAGGAATACACCGTCTGGTACTTCGCCGACGGCGAGGTTCAGAACGCGGTCGCGACAGTCGACGCTAACGGCGTCATCACCGTCGAGAATTTCATCGTCGACATCGCGTAA
- a CDS encoding class I SAM-dependent RNA methyltransferase: MEYVATCLFGVERMLADEIDALGYKRTDTSDGRITFEGDAAAIARCNLWLRTAERLYAKIGAFEADTFDALFEGVRALPWEEWLDRDACFPVTGHSLKSALFSVPDCQAIIKKAIVERLKGKYGISWFGETGAKYRVEFFIFHDKVTLMIDASGTPLHKRGYRLASNDAPLRETLAAALVKLSRPREGVLFHDPFCGSGTIPIEAALIMTNTAPGLRRSFAAEEFASVDRRLFERAREEAETAKTAAGGFEAWASDIDPKFVSITKGNIRRAGVGSHVKAFVADALDISAEGRRGTVVCNPPYGERLSDRRACEELYAAMGRAFAKLGTWQIYVLSSHEDFESFYGRKADKVRKLYNGMIKCNYYQFFRAPKAD; encoded by the coding sequence ATGGAATACGTCGCTACCTGCCTTTTCGGCGTCGAGCGGATGCTCGCCGACGAGATAGACGCGCTCGGATACAAAAGAACGGACACCTCCGACGGCAGAATAACCTTCGAGGGCGACGCCGCCGCAATCGCGCGCTGCAACCTCTGGCTGCGCACGGCTGAGCGGCTTTACGCGAAGATCGGCGCGTTCGAAGCCGACACCTTCGACGCGCTGTTTGAAGGCGTCAGGGCGCTGCCGTGGGAGGAATGGCTCGACCGCGACGCCTGCTTCCCCGTCACGGGGCATTCACTGAAAAGCGCGCTCTTCAGCGTGCCGGACTGCCAGGCGATAATCAAAAAGGCGATCGTCGAGCGGCTCAAGGGCAAATACGGAATAAGCTGGTTCGGAGAGACCGGCGCGAAATACCGCGTCGAGTTTTTCATCTTTCACGATAAGGTAACGCTGATGATAGACGCGAGCGGCACGCCGCTGCACAAGCGCGGCTACCGCCTCGCCTCGAACGACGCGCCCCTGCGCGAAACGCTCGCCGCCGCGCTCGTCAAACTCTCACGCCCGCGCGAGGGAGTGCTGTTTCACGACCCCTTCTGCGGCTCCGGCACGATCCCGATAGAAGCGGCGCTGATAATGACCAACACCGCGCCGGGACTGCGGAGAAGCTTCGCCGCCGAGGAGTTCGCCTCCGTCGACAGGCGGCTTTTCGAGCGGGCGAGGGAGGAGGCGGAGACCGCGAAGACCGCCGCCGGCGGCTTCGAGGCGTGGGCTTCCGATATCGACCCGAAGTTCGTTTCGATAACGAAGGGCAACATCCGCCGCGCCGGAGTCGGCTCGCACGTCAAAGCGTTCGTCGCGGACGCGCTCGATATCTCGGCCGAAGGCAGACGCGGAACGGTCGTCTGCAACCCGCCATACGGCGAGCGGCTTTCCGACCGCCGCGCCTGCGAGGAACTTTACGCCGCGATGGGACGCGCCTTCGCGAAGCTCGGCACGTGGCAGATTTACGTGCTTTCGTCTCACGAGGATTTCGAGAGTTTCTACGGGCGCAAAGCCGACAAGGTGCGCAAGCTCTACAACGGCATGATAAAGTGCAACTACTATCAGTTTTTCCGCGCTCCGAAAGCGGATTAA
- a CDS encoding FAD-binding protein, whose protein sequence is MNTYILREIKLLPGSGDKELRAAAASRLGVSESEIAGVETVRRSVDARKKEDIRVVYSAAVTLAKKLKNAELYERPRYELPTESRLSRRPLVVGAGPAGLMAAYTLAHAGARPILIERGLPVEERAKKAETFFSSGELDAECNVQFGEGGAGAFSDGKLTTGIKNERIGKVLEIFVENGAPAEIVYEAKPHVGTDRLPAMVASVRRRIIDMGGEVIFSAKLTGLDISGGAVKGAKCLVSGREEYFETDRVILAVGHSARDVFEMLFARGVAMKAKPFSVGVRAEHLQSEINKAMYGAQWDNPYLGAADYKLAAHLPDGRGVYTFCMCPGGFVVAAASEEGGVVTNGMSAYARDGANANSALLVGVDERDCGEGPLAGVRFQRELERCAFAAGGGGYRAPAFRMDELLSGAAFGGFGSVAPTYRPGVSHCPPEEFLPRFVYASIAEGVKRFAAKIKGFDCPDAVLTGAETRSSSPVRVLRGENMQSLNVAGLYPCGEGAGYAGGIMSSAVDGIAVAERVLEG, encoded by the coding sequence ATGAACACTTATATATTGAGAGAAATCAAGCTGCTTCCGGGCAGCGGAGATAAGGAACTGAGAGCGGCGGCGGCGTCGCGGCTCGGCGTGAGCGAAAGCGAGATCGCCGGAGTCGAGACCGTGCGCCGTTCAGTCGACGCGCGCAAAAAAGAGGATATACGCGTGGTTTATTCCGCGGCGGTCACGCTTGCGAAAAAGCTGAAAAACGCGGAGCTTTACGAGCGTCCGCGCTACGAACTGCCGACGGAAAGCCGCCTTTCGCGCCGTCCGCTCGTCGTCGGAGCCGGCCCCGCCGGACTTATGGCGGCGTATACGCTCGCTCACGCGGGAGCGCGCCCGATACTTATTGAGCGCGGTCTGCCCGTGGAGGAACGGGCGAAGAAGGCGGAGACCTTCTTCTCCTCCGGAGAGCTCGATGCCGAGTGCAACGTGCAGTTCGGCGAAGGCGGAGCGGGCGCGTTTTCGGACGGCAAGCTGACCACGGGCATAAAAAACGAACGCATCGGCAAGGTGCTTGAAATATTCGTCGAAAACGGCGCTCCCGCCGAGATCGTCTACGAGGCGAAGCCGCACGTCGGCACCGACCGCCTGCCCGCGATGGTCGCCTCCGTCCGCCGCCGCATAATCGATATGGGAGGCGAGGTGATCTTCTCCGCTAAGCTGACCGGCCTCGATATTTCCGGCGGCGCGGTGAAAGGCGCGAAGTGCCTCGTCTCCGGCCGCGAAGAATACTTTGAAACCGACCGCGTGATACTCGCCGTCGGGCATTCCGCGAGGGACGTTTTCGAGATGCTTTTCGCCAGGGGCGTCGCCATGAAGGCGAAGCCGTTCTCCGTCGGCGTCCGCGCGGAGCATCTGCAGAGCGAAATCAACAAGGCTATGTACGGCGCTCAGTGGGATAACCCGTACCTCGGCGCCGCCGACTACAAGCTCGCGGCGCACCTGCCGGACGGCAGGGGAGTCTACACCTTCTGCATGTGCCCCGGCGGCTTCGTAGTCGCCGCGGCGAGCGAGGAGGGAGGCGTCGTGACCAACGGCATGAGCGCCTACGCACGCGACGGAGCGAACGCGAACAGCGCCCTGCTCGTCGGCGTCGACGAACGCGACTGCGGCGAAGGACCGCTCGCGGGAGTGCGCTTCCAGCGCGAGCTGGAGCGGTGTGCGTTCGCGGCGGGGGGCGGCGGCTACCGCGCTCCCGCGTTCCGTATGGACGAGCTGCTTTCCGGCGCCGCGTTCGGCGGCTTCGGCAGCGTCGCTCCGACCTACCGCCCCGGCGTTTCGCACTGTCCGCCGGAGGAGTTTCTGCCGCGCTTCGTTTACGCTTCGATAGCGGAGGGAGTCAAACGCTTCGCCGCTAAGATAAAGGGCTTCGACTGCCCGGACGCCGTGCTGACCGGCGCGGAGACGCGGTCGTCCTCACCCGTGCGCGTCCTGCGCGGAGAGAATATGCAGTCGCTGAACGTCGCGGGGCTTTACCCCTGCGGCGAAGGCGCGGGCTACGCAGGAGGCATTATGTCCTCGGCGGTCGACGGCATAGCCGTCGCGGAAAGGGTGCTGGAGGGTTGA
- a CDS encoding aminoacetone oxidase family FAD-binding enzyme, whose protein sequence is MKDICIIGGGASGTAAAIAAARSGASVVIAEGNARVGKKLLTTGNGRCNLTHVSPSAEAYRGDAEFIADVLGEFGATGAFTFFKSLGLLLHSDGEGRVYPYSNSANTVLDALRRELDRFGVETVCGFKVKSVAGRDGDFSVRSADDKTIKAKKVIFAAGGKAAPSSGSDGSGFALLGTLGIKSTETRPALTGLKCGGTARFKGIRAKARVTLLRGGVEISSAAGEVQFGDAGLSGICVFDVSRFAQKGDEAKVDLLPDYTPELAAQVLAELDGGRGLPAAELLCGVFNRRLAEYAAANAHGSGFAALAESAKSLRFTVEGVMPFANAQVTAGGVPASEVGRDLQSVRAPGVYIAGELLDVDGICGGYNLHWAWCSGIRAGESAASALKRL, encoded by the coding sequence ATGAAGGATATCTGCATTATCGGCGGAGGCGCGTCCGGAACGGCGGCGGCGATCGCAGCCGCGAGAAGCGGCGCGTCCGTCGTCATAGCCGAGGGCAACGCGAGAGTGGGGAAGAAGCTGCTCACCACCGGCAACGGCAGATGCAATCTCACACACGTTTCGCCGTCCGCGGAGGCGTACCGCGGCGACGCGGAGTTTATCGCCGACGTGCTCGGCGAGTTCGGCGCGACGGGCGCCTTCACATTTTTCAAGAGCTTGGGGCTTCTGCTCCACAGCGACGGCGAAGGCAGGGTATACCCCTACTCCAACAGCGCGAACACCGTGCTCGACGCGCTGCGCCGCGAACTCGACCGCTTCGGCGTTGAGACCGTCTGCGGTTTCAAGGTCAAAAGCGTGGCCGGACGCGACGGGGATTTTTCCGTTCGTTCGGCTGACGATAAAACGATAAAGGCGAAAAAAGTGATATTCGCCGCCGGAGGCAAGGCGGCTCCGTCGAGCGGAAGTGACGGCAGCGGCTTCGCGCTGCTCGGCACGCTCGGGATAAAATCAACTGAAACGCGCCCCGCGCTGACGGGTCTGAAATGCGGCGGCACGGCGCGCTTCAAGGGTATCCGCGCGAAGGCGCGGGTCACGCTGCTGCGCGGAGGCGTGGAGATATCCTCCGCCGCCGGCGAGGTGCAGTTCGGCGACGCGGGCCTTTCGGGGATATGCGTCTTTGACGTCTCGCGCTTCGCGCAAAAGGGCGACGAAGCGAAGGTCGATCTTCTGCCGGACTATACGCCGGAGCTTGCGGCTCAGGTGCTCGCGGAGCTCGACGGCGGCAGGGGATTGCCCGCCGCGGAACTGCTCTGCGGCGTCTTTAACCGCCGCCTCGCGGAGTACGCGGCCGCGAACGCTCACGGAAGCGGCTTCGCCGCGCTCGCGGAATCCGCGAAGTCGCTGCGCTTCACAGTCGAAGGCGTTATGCCGTTCGCGAACGCGCAGGTGACCGCGGGCGGAGTTCCCGCGTCCGAAGTCGGGCGCGACCTGCAGTCTGTGCGCGCGCCGGGCGTTTATATCGCGGGCGAGCTTCTCGACGTCGACGGGATCTGCGGCGGCTACAATCTCCACTGGGCGTGGTGCAGCGGCATCCGCGCCGGCGAAAGCGCCGCGTCCGCGCTGAAACGGTTATGA
- the mscL gene encoding large conductance mechanosensitive channel protein MscL translates to MKKFFREFKEFAVKGNMMAMAVGIIIGGAFTAIVTSLVNDILMPLITALTGKATIEEVSFTVGGTEIFYGKFIQAIIVFLITAFVVFLLVKGIAKMTEKKKKEEEAAPEEPAGPTSEELLTEIRDLLKEKK, encoded by the coding sequence ATGAAAAAATTCTTCAGGGAATTCAAAGAATTCGCGGTCAAGGGCAATATGATGGCTATGGCAGTCGGCATCATCATCGGCGGCGCTTTCACCGCCATCGTGACGAGCCTTGTCAACGACATCCTTATGCCTCTGATCACCGCCCTCACCGGCAAAGCGACCATCGAAGAGGTTTCTTTCACCGTCGGCGGGACCGAGATCTTCTACGGCAAGTTCATTCAGGCGATCATCGTCTTCCTGATCACCGCTTTCGTCGTATTCCTGCTCGTCAAGGGCATCGCGAAGATGACCGAGAAGAAAAAGAAGGAAGAGGAAGCCGCTCCCGAAGAGCCCGCGGGCCCGACCAGCGAGGAGCTGCTCACCGAGATCAGAGACCTGCTGAAAGAGAAGAAATAA
- a CDS encoding spore maturation protein A encodes MLSFVWAGMILAAFAYSAFSGGLDALGASVISSAENAVRFLLFLAAVIPFWSGIMNIASAAGVTKGAAKLLRPLLRRLFPRSFENEACAEAISMNVAANMIGVGSAATPFGLKAVAEMKERGAEPDAEMIRFVVLNTASVQLIPTTVAAMRGRYGAAAPFDIVPAVLLSSLAALAAGLASAEFFRRLSERRRGLGGRKRLWLT; translated from the coding sequence ATGCTCTCTTTCGTCTGGGCGGGAATGATACTCGCCGCGTTCGCTTATTCCGCGTTCTCCGGCGGGCTCGACGCGCTCGGCGCCTCGGTGATCTCGTCGGCGGAAAATGCCGTTCGGTTCCTGCTCTTTCTCGCGGCGGTCATCCCCTTCTGGAGCGGGATAATGAATATCGCCTCCGCCGCGGGAGTAACGAAGGGCGCGGCAAAGCTGCTGCGTCCGCTGCTGCGGCGGCTCTTCCCGCGCTCGTTCGAGAACGAAGCCTGCGCCGAGGCTATCTCCATGAACGTGGCGGCGAATATGATAGGCGTCGGCAGCGCGGCGACGCCGTTCGGGCTCAAGGCGGTCGCGGAGATGAAGGAACGCGGCGCGGAGCCGGACGCCGAGATGATACGCTTCGTCGTGCTGAACACCGCGTCGGTGCAGCTTATACCGACGACCGTCGCCGCCATGCGCGGAAGATACGGTGCCGCCGCGCCATTCGATATCGTTCCCGCCGTGCTACTCAGCTCGCTTGCCGCGCTCGCCGCGGGGCTCGCTTCGGCGGAGTTTTTCAGGCGGCTTTCGGAGCGGCGGCGCGGACTCGGAGGAAGGAAACGGCTATGGCTTACGTAG
- a CDS encoding spore maturation protein: MAYVGAALVPLFICAAVCAALFKKLDAFALFTEGAKNGLRVVIHIAPSMLGLITAVGILSSSGALDALAGLISPLTEAVGFPAEVLPLTLLRPVSGGGALAVLESILAKSGADTAVGRIASIVCGGGETTFYALAVYFGGAGVKKTSYAIPAALIADLTVSVAAVVAVRLGL, from the coding sequence ATGGCTTACGTAGGCGCGGCGCTCGTGCCGCTTTTCATCTGCGCCGCAGTCTGCGCCGCGCTTTTCAAAAAGCTCGACGCATTCGCGCTTTTCACGGAGGGAGCTAAAAACGGACTGCGCGTGGTCATACACATCGCGCCGTCGATGCTCGGACTGATAACGGCGGTCGGCATACTCTCCTCCTCCGGCGCGCTCGACGCGCTGGCGGGATTGATTTCGCCGCTCACGGAAGCTGTCGGGTTTCCTGCGGAGGTCCTGCCGCTTACGCTGCTCCGTCCCGTCTCCGGCGGAGGCGCCCTGGCGGTGCTCGAAAGCATACTCGCAAAGAGCGGAGCCGATACCGCCGTCGGGAGAATCGCGAGCATAGTTTGCGGCGGAGGAGAAACCACGTTTTACGCGCTTGCGGTTTATTTCGGCGGAGCGGGAGTTAAAAAGACCTCCTACGCGATACCCGCCGCGCTGATTGCGGACCTCACCGTTTCAGTGGCCGCGGTCGTCGCTGTCAGGCTCGGATTGTAA